The Methylomusa anaerophila genome has a segment encoding these proteins:
- a CDS encoding Chromate resistance protein ChrB — MIWNTFIYQMPREPQKNRMAVWRKLKSIGALNVLQSIWVLPRNDQSAEEFKALVEYVKANGGSAVFCTTDIPSEEDNQKYIANFNRERETDYRELLSKCRDFFEEMERETQAENFIFAELEENEQELEKLNNWLKKIEKKDFFHCEFKQTIIEALAKCSVLLNEFSDKVYERDGDAGNG, encoded by the coding sequence ATGATCTGGAATACCTTTATCTATCAAATGCCGCGCGAGCCGCAAAAAAACAGGATGGCTGTCTGGCGGAAGCTCAAGTCAATAGGGGCGTTGAATGTTCTCCAGTCCATCTGGGTGCTGCCCCGGAACGATCAATCGGCGGAGGAGTTCAAAGCACTGGTGGAATATGTTAAGGCTAATGGCGGGTCGGCTGTCTTTTGTACTACCGATATCCCAAGCGAGGAAGATAATCAAAAATACATTGCAAATTTCAACCGGGAAAGAGAGACGGATTATCGGGAACTATTAAGCAAATGCCGTGATTTTTTCGAGGAGATGGAACGGGAAACCCAGGCGGAGAACTTTATCTTTGCCGAGTTGGAAGAGAATGAACAGGAACTGGAAAAACTGAATAACTGGTTGAAAAAAATTGAGAAAAAAGATTTTTTTCATTGCGAGTTCAAACAGACGATTATCGAGGCGCTGGCAAAGTGCTCGGTATTGCTCAATGAATTTAGCGACAAGGTGTACGAAAGGGATGGTGATGCCGGTAATGGCTGA
- a CDS encoding MFS transporter — MNLATRCTKGMVMPVMAEPKLMNAADKKKLAVQFILLFGVVSALGDITYEGARSIYGPYLGFLGASAAVIGLITGIGEFLGYFLRLVSGYFVDRTGQYWLITILGYGMLIAVPLLAIAGNWQVAVIFIMLERIGKAIRSPAKDALLSYATKRIGTGLGFGIHEALDQTGAVIGPLLFAAGLAINGNYTTGFHIMWIPAILTVAVVVATRLKVPNPAMLEEDVVHKPAEQPADKKLSKAFWLYAVFTFLSVLGFANFQLISYHWQVKEVVAAAAIPTLYAVAMAVDAVGALIIGKTYDKKGMISLIAIPVLTVAIPFLGFSDSYVLVVAAAVLWGVVMSIHETIMRAAIADMTPIGNRGFAYGIFNMLYGTAWFVGSAAMGLLYDMSVHYIFSFVAVIEIIAIFVFLLLRSNLKHPA; from the coding sequence ATGAATTTAGCGACAAGGTGTACGAAAGGGATGGTGATGCCGGTAATGGCTGAACCCAAATTAATGAATGCCGCTGACAAAAAGAAACTGGCGGTGCAGTTTATCCTGCTGTTTGGTGTCGTAAGCGCCCTCGGCGATATTACGTATGAAGGAGCGCGCAGCATTTATGGACCCTATCTGGGTTTTTTAGGCGCAAGCGCCGCCGTAATCGGGCTGATCACGGGGATTGGAGAATTTCTCGGTTATTTTTTACGGCTGGTATCCGGTTATTTTGTTGACCGGACAGGCCAATACTGGTTGATTACCATCTTAGGTTACGGCATGCTGATTGCCGTCCCGCTGCTGGCGATAGCCGGGAATTGGCAAGTCGCCGTTATCTTTATTATGCTGGAGAGAATCGGCAAAGCCATACGCAGTCCGGCCAAAGATGCGCTGCTTTCCTATGCGACCAAACGGATCGGAACCGGCTTAGGTTTTGGCATTCACGAAGCGTTAGACCAAACGGGCGCAGTCATTGGGCCGTTGCTATTTGCGGCAGGCCTGGCCATTAACGGGAATTATACTACCGGATTTCATATCATGTGGATTCCGGCTATCCTGACGGTGGCTGTCGTGGTGGCAACCAGGCTAAAAGTCCCCAATCCGGCCATGCTGGAAGAAGATGTGGTCCATAAGCCGGCAGAACAGCCGGCGGATAAAAAGCTTTCCAAGGCGTTCTGGCTGTATGCGGTATTTACGTTTTTAAGCGTCCTGGGGTTTGCCAACTTTCAACTGATATCGTATCACTGGCAGGTCAAAGAAGTGGTTGCTGCAGCCGCGATTCCCACTTTATACGCAGTGGCCATGGCTGTGGATGCGGTGGGAGCCCTGATTATCGGCAAGACCTACGACAAAAAGGGAATGATTTCACTCATTGCCATTCCTGTATTGACCGTGGCTATCCCGTTTTTAGGCTTTTCCGATAGTTATGTGCTGGTGGTGGCAGCGGCGGTTCTCTGGGGTGTTGTCATGAGTATTCACGAAACGATTATGCGGGCAGCTATTGCCGACATGACTCCCATCGGTAACCGGGGTTTTGCTTACGGCATATTTAACATGCTCTACGGTACAGCCTGGTTTGTCGGCAGTGCAGCCATGGGATTGTTGTACGATATGTCGGTTCATTATATTTTTAGTTTTGTGGCAGTCATCGAGATCATTGCGATCTTTGTATTTTTATTGCTTCGAAGTAACCTGAAACATCCCGCGTAA
- a CDS encoding sensor histidine kinase encodes MNITRMKWIAAIVPAICIGLFEFARHEFLDVISMDWGNVLVAALTGVIFIVFSHGIFALMENLYGKLQQEKQETAVLQERYRIARNLHDSIAQSLFFMNVKIMEIETACKNRQEPWAAINDLREAIRFADTELRQHIFALQTVAADENIDLIAAMQDHLRQYETQTGTKVNLALACDNEISFTPYERKKLFHIFQELLFNIRKHAAATQVNVSLSENDEAFTLTIADNGKGFVAAENLRQKKSFGYKILEQDIQSIGADLRLTSIPGTGTTVTVTKNSKR; translated from the coding sequence ATGAATATTACTAGAATGAAATGGATCGCGGCCATCGTACCGGCCATCTGCATCGGCCTGTTTGAATTCGCCAGGCACGAATTCCTGGATGTTATTTCGATGGATTGGGGCAATGTTTTAGTAGCGGCATTGACTGGCGTAATTTTTATTGTGTTTTCTCACGGCATTTTCGCTTTGATGGAAAACCTGTACGGCAAGCTGCAGCAGGAAAAGCAAGAGACGGCGGTATTGCAGGAGCGGTACCGGATTGCCCGCAATTTACATGACAGTATCGCCCAGTCCTTATTTTTTATGAATGTGAAAATAATGGAAATTGAAACGGCCTGTAAAAATCGCCAGGAGCCCTGGGCGGCAATCAACGATTTGCGGGAAGCCATTCGTTTTGCCGATACCGAACTAAGGCAACATATTTTTGCCTTGCAAACCGTGGCAGCGGATGAGAATATCGATCTCATCGCCGCCATGCAGGATCATTTGCGCCAGTATGAAACGCAAACCGGCACCAAAGTCAATCTAGCTCTCGCTTGTGACAACGAAATTTCTTTTACCCCCTATGAACGCAAAAAACTGTTCCATATCTTCCAGGAATTATTATTCAACATCCGCAAGCATGCCGCCGCAACGCAGGTGAATGTCAGCTTAAGTGAAAATGACGAAGCCTTTACACTGACGATCGCCGACAACGGGAAAGGATTTGTGGCGGCGGAAAATCTCCGCCAAAAGAAATCTTTCGGTTATAAAATATTAGAACAGGATATCCAATCCATCGGCGCCGACCTCAGGCTCACCAGTATTCCCGGCACCGGAACCACTGTAACGGTTACAAAAAACAGTAAAAGGTAA
- a CDS encoding rhodanese-like domain-containing protein — protein sequence MKTRFLLVLTLLLTFTLIPAYAQEEPAAGHAAGGHDGTASIHAKIDQLLKSVPGNHSFIVSPESQTANDLLLDVRAAESFQKSPVKEALNVPLTDLHDHLKDLPRDKRVLVVGDSTVDGAYAVFVLRLHGIDGWLVKSSEGSGGCPMGGADHKKHH from the coding sequence ATGAAAACCCGTTTCCTGCTGGTACTAACACTGCTTTTGACTTTCACATTAATTCCGGCTTACGCTCAGGAAGAACCCGCCGCCGGTCATGCCGCCGGCGGACATGACGGCACTGCGTCGATTCACGCCAAAATTGACCAGCTGTTAAAATCGGTGCCTGGCAATCATTCTTTTATTGTCAGCCCGGAAAGCCAAACGGCCAATGATCTCCTGCTGGATGTGCGCGCGGCAGAAAGTTTCCAAAAATCGCCGGTCAAAGAGGCCTTGAATGTGCCGCTCACTGATTTACATGATCATCTAAAGGACTTGCCCAGGGACAAGCGCGTATTGGTCGTTGGCGACTCTACTGTGGACGGGGCGTATGCCGTCTTTGTTTTACGCTTGCATGGCATAGACGGCTGGCTGGTGAAAAGCAGCGAAGGGTCAGGCGGCTGCCCGATGGGGGGAGCTGATCATAAAAAGCATCATTAA
- a CDS encoding TonB-dependent copper receptor: MSAKRIDDKDDDLMKKVRSLVVSSLLLISANTQPALAAEEEKAAFTLDEVVVTAPAVSDPLTVETDPRSPRQPVPAADGGGYLKSIPGFSVVRQGGTGGDPVFRGLGGTRLNVLLDGTYQFGACPGRMDPTTSYVFPETYSKITVLKGPETVKYGGGNVAGTVLFERETERFDQPGVRVNSSVLFGSKGRDDELLDVTAGDAKGYVRIIKTRSHADDYTDGSGNKVHSFYTRQSLTGIFGWTPDANTLYEFTADTSDAEAAYGGRSMDGPQFDRNDYSFKFSKQNLSPVISNLEFKAYHNYVDHVMDNYSLRPAGMTPMAMEVDRTTNGARLAADLILGKSTTATIGLDYQKNEHASRMAMAMTGTPVYSTGMVRDLTFTNYGVFSEFKHQLNNNSRLLAGLRIDSLDVKNEKTAAEDHNRTYGAFLRYEYNHPNAPVTSYIGIGHAQRPADYWERRTNFYLSPEKNTQLDTGLIYRSGKLNTSLAVFYADINDFILFKNANSSAKTAENVDASLYGGEIDVAYSLNKNWTATASLAYVHGNNDSDHKPLAQIPPLEGTLGLKYNHEKVEAGLLWRGVQAQTRYDLNSGSEIGYDLGASGGFGILSANVAYKAGKEVTVAAGVDNIFDKNYAEFISRSGASIPALGIASSFRVNEPGRTIWVKASYKY; the protein is encoded by the coding sequence TTGTCAGCGAAAAGAATTGATGATAAGGATGATGATTTGATGAAAAAAGTACGGTCCCTGGTTGTTTCTTCCCTATTGCTAATCTCCGCCAACACTCAGCCGGCTTTGGCGGCGGAAGAGGAAAAAGCAGCATTTACGCTGGATGAGGTTGTTGTTACCGCGCCGGCGGTCAGTGACCCATTGACGGTGGAAACCGACCCCAGGTCGCCCCGGCAGCCGGTTCCGGCTGCTGACGGCGGCGGCTATCTGAAAAGTATTCCCGGGTTTTCCGTGGTCCGGCAGGGAGGGACCGGTGGTGATCCGGTTTTCCGGGGACTGGGAGGAACGCGCCTTAATGTTTTATTGGATGGCACTTATCAGTTTGGCGCCTGCCCCGGCCGGATGGACCCAACCACCTCTTATGTTTTTCCCGAAACGTACAGCAAAATTACCGTTTTAAAAGGGCCGGAGACGGTAAAATACGGTGGCGGCAATGTCGCCGGGACGGTATTGTTTGAACGGGAGACGGAACGGTTTGACCAGCCGGGCGTCCGGGTCAACAGCAGCGTACTTTTCGGCAGTAAGGGCCGCGATGATGAATTACTGGACGTTACCGCCGGTGATGCCAAAGGCTATGTGCGAATTATCAAAACCAGGTCACATGCCGATGACTATACGGACGGCAGCGGCAATAAGGTTCATTCGTTCTATACCCGCCAGAGCCTGACCGGCATTTTCGGCTGGACGCCTGACGCCAATACCCTGTATGAATTTACGGCCGATACCAGTGACGCCGAAGCGGCTTACGGCGGTAGATCCATGGACGGCCCCCAGTTCGACCGCAATGATTACAGCTTTAAATTCAGCAAGCAAAATCTGTCGCCGGTGATTAGCAATTTAGAATTCAAAGCATATCACAACTATGTCGATCATGTGATGGACAACTATTCGCTGCGGCCGGCCGGGATGACGCCTATGGCCATGGAAGTCGACCGGACGACAAACGGCGCGCGTTTAGCGGCTGATTTAATTTTAGGCAAATCCACCACGGCAACCATAGGACTGGATTATCAAAAAAATGAGCATGCCAGCCGCATGGCCATGGCGATGACGGGAACTCCGGTTTACAGTACCGGCATGGTCCGCGATCTAACCTTCACCAATTATGGAGTATTCAGCGAATTTAAACATCAATTAAATAACAACAGCCGGTTGCTGGCCGGACTCAGGATCGACAGCCTGGACGTAAAGAATGAAAAAACAGCGGCGGAAGATCATAACCGGACCTACGGCGCTTTCCTGCGGTATGAATATAATCATCCCAATGCACCCGTTACCTCTTATATTGGCATTGGTCATGCCCAAAGGCCGGCCGATTATTGGGAGCGGCGGACCAATTTTTACCTGAGCCCGGAGAAGAACACCCAGCTTGACACCGGGCTCATCTACCGTTCCGGCAAACTGAATACCAGCCTGGCGGTGTTTTATGCCGATATTAATGACTTTATCCTATTCAAAAATGCCAATAGCTCGGCAAAGACAGCGGAGAATGTGGATGCCTCACTGTATGGCGGCGAAATCGATGTGGCCTACTCGCTGAATAAGAACTGGACGGCCACGGCTTCCCTGGCCTATGTACACGGCAATAATGATTCGGATCATAAACCATTGGCCCAAATTCCCCCCCTGGAAGGAACGCTGGGCCTCAAATACAATCATGAGAAGGTGGAAGCCGGCTTGCTGTGGCGCGGCGTTCAGGCGCAAACCCGTTATGATTTAAACAGCGGCAGCGAAATTGGCTACGATTTGGGCGCAAGCGGCGGCTTCGGCATTCTTTCGGCCAATGTGGCCTATAAAGCCGGTAAAGAGGTTACGGTCGCAGCCGGTGTGGATAATATTTTTGACAAAAATTACGCCGAATTTATTAGCCGGTCGGGGGCCTCTATCCCGGCGCTGGGCATCGCTTCTTCCTTCAGAGTGAACGAACCTGGCCGTACCATCTGGGTAAAAGCAAGCTATAAGTATTAA
- a CDS encoding LysE family translocator — MELHIFIKGLILGFSIAAPVGPMGLLCIRRTLLNGMTTGFISGLGTATADALYGCIAAFSLTVVSTFLFDHQELLRLTGGLLLLYLGFTTFISKPAPVIDNSDSTCILRSYTSAFFLTLTNPLTIMVFAAIFAGLGLGSPRQDLSLSVLLVAGVFSGSSIWWLILSGTTAMLRARLNQAWVKWINWLSGMIIAAFGLLSLLTLF, encoded by the coding sequence ATGGAATTGCATATTTTTATCAAAGGTCTGATCCTTGGCTTCTCCATTGCCGCCCCGGTAGGTCCTATGGGGTTACTTTGTATCCGCAGAACCTTATTAAACGGAATGACCACCGGCTTCATCTCGGGCCTGGGAACGGCGACGGCAGATGCACTCTACGGCTGCATCGCCGCTTTCAGCCTTACGGTTGTTTCCACATTCCTGTTCGATCATCAGGAATTGTTACGTCTTACCGGCGGCCTGCTTTTACTTTACTTAGGATTCACCACTTTTATATCTAAGCCGGCGCCGGTGATAGACAATTCCGACAGCACCTGCATACTTCGCTCGTATACATCCGCCTTTTTTCTTACCCTGACCAATCCCTTGACCATCATGGTATTTGCAGCCATATTTGCCGGTTTAGGCCTGGGCAGCCCCAGGCAAGACCTCAGTCTCTCTGTTTTGCTGGTCGCCGGTGTATTTTCCGGGTCATCCATCTGGTGGTTGATCTTAAGCGGAACAACGGCGATGCTGCGAGCTCGCTTGAACCAGGCATGGGTAAAATGGATTAATTGGTTATCCGGGATGATCATTGCTGCTTTTGGCTTACTAAGTCTGCTCACTTTATTTTAG
- a CDS encoding Lrp/AsnC family transcriptional regulator, protein MLNSIDLKLVGHLMNYGRTTWAELGTLLDLSAPAAAERVRKLEEKGIIKGFTAIIDPESVGYGLLALIAVTLERCEHKDAFLARIGIMPEIQECHHVAGQEDYILKVRCTGTHDLERIISNEIKIFPGAKTRTTIILSTIKETPILPLPTDKG, encoded by the coding sequence ATGCTAAATTCAATCGATTTGAAGCTTGTTGGCCATCTGATGAATTATGGCCGGACAACATGGGCGGAATTAGGCACCCTGTTAGACTTATCCGCCCCTGCCGCTGCCGAACGGGTTCGCAAACTGGAAGAAAAGGGAATCATTAAGGGATTTACTGCCATAATTGACCCGGAATCCGTGGGATATGGACTGTTGGCGCTAATAGCCGTTACACTGGAGCGATGCGAACACAAGGACGCGTTTCTGGCTAGAATCGGCATCATGCCGGAAATCCAGGAATGCCACCATGTCGCCGGCCAGGAAGATTATATTTTAAAGGTACGTTGCACCGGTACCCACGATCTGGAAAGAATCATCAGCAACGAAATCAAAATTTTCCCAGGAGCAAAAACGCGGACAACCATCATTCTCTCTACAATTAAGGAAACTCCCATTCTCCCGCTACCAACTGACAAAGGGTGA
- the htpX gene encoding zinc metalloprotease HtpX, whose translation MNSLKTTILLAALTGLLMAIGSLFGGTQGMMLMFVISIVMNFASFWFSDKIVLSMYGAREVTPQDAPDLIRMVSGLAQKAKMPMPRVYIMDADVPNAFATGRDPEHGVVAVTTGIMRALSYEELEGVVAHELSHIKNRDTLISTIVATIAGVITMIANIAQWSAIFGMGRSDNEEGGGIGGIVEFLFLVVLAPLAATLIQLGISRSREYEADETGGIISGKPLALASALRKIEYYAQHRTMPEATPATSHMFIVNPLSGAGSWMVSLFSTHPATEQRIAKLEELARKVR comes from the coding sequence ATGAATTCCTTGAAAACAACCATCTTGTTAGCCGCTTTAACGGGGTTATTGATGGCTATTGGCAGTTTGTTCGGCGGTACTCAAGGCATGATGTTGATGTTTGTGATTTCTATTGTGATGAATTTTGCAAGCTTTTGGTTCAGTGATAAAATTGTACTCAGCATGTATGGCGCCCGGGAGGTTACTCCTCAAGACGCCCCCGACCTTATCCGGATGGTTTCCGGCCTTGCCCAGAAAGCTAAAATGCCGATGCCCAGGGTATACATCATGGATGCCGACGTTCCCAACGCATTTGCAACCGGGCGGGATCCGGAGCACGGTGTAGTGGCTGTCACTACCGGAATTATGCGCGCTTTATCCTATGAGGAATTGGAAGGCGTTGTTGCCCATGAACTGTCGCATATCAAAAATCGCGATACCCTGATAAGCACCATTGTAGCTACTATTGCCGGCGTTATAACCATGATTGCCAATATAGCCCAGTGGAGTGCAATCTTTGGCATGGGCCGGAGTGATAATGAAGAGGGCGGTGGAATTGGCGGTATTGTCGAGTTTCTGTTTCTTGTCGTGCTGGCGCCGTTGGCGGCAACACTTATTCAGCTTGGTATTTCCCGTTCCCGGGAGTATGAAGCGGATGAAACCGGCGGTATTATCTCCGGAAAACCGCTGGCATTAGCCAGTGCCTTGCGAAAGATAGAGTACTACGCTCAGCATAGAACCATGCCTGAGGCCACTCCGGCTACGTCCCATATGTTTATTGTTAACCCGCTTAGTGGTGCGGGAAGCTGGATGGTTAGCTTATTCAGCACCCACCCGGCCACTGAGCAGCGCATCGCCAAGCTGGAAGAACTGGCCCGCAAAGTACGGTAG
- a CDS encoding TetR/AcrR family transcriptional regulator has product MKERILKTAAEEMNERGVKFTVDAVAARLGISKKTLYQYFESKDHLIASIVDAAIVDMANQKAEIMNSNKDFVSKLAAIVTVEPKIFGKVHDWVLEDIKRHRPEDWERITCFRRERTQAMAKILEEGIAGGHIRRINTAVAAQMLCSAVGEFLEYGFLAENNISFTDALQALTDIFLYGVLTEKPALE; this is encoded by the coding sequence ATGAAAGAGCGTATCCTCAAAACTGCGGCCGAGGAGATGAATGAACGAGGCGTTAAATTTACCGTGGATGCTGTTGCTGCCCGTCTTGGAATCAGTAAAAAAACCTTGTATCAGTATTTTGAGTCTAAGGATCATTTAATCGCCAGTATTGTGGATGCGGCCATAGTTGACATGGCAAACCAAAAGGCTGAAATCATGAACAGCAACAAAGATTTTGTCAGTAAACTAGCGGCTATCGTCACTGTTGAACCAAAAATCTTCGGTAAAGTACACGATTGGGTCCTGGAGGATATTAAGCGGCACCGGCCTGAGGATTGGGAGCGCATCACCTGTTTTCGCAGGGAAAGAACCCAGGCAATGGCCAAGATACTGGAAGAGGGGATAGCCGGCGGCCATATCCGCAGGATTAACACGGCGGTGGCGGCGCAGATGTTATGCAGTGCGGTGGGTGAATTTCTGGAATACGGCTTCCTGGCCGAAAACAATATTAGTTTTACGGATGCGCTTCAGGCACTGACCGATATATTTCTTTACGGTGTCTTGACTGAAAAACCGGCATTAGAATAG